A genomic region of Papaver somniferum cultivar HN1 chromosome 7, ASM357369v1, whole genome shotgun sequence contains the following coding sequences:
- the LOC113298257 gene encoding cytokinin dehydrogenase 3-like, whose product MGFTLFSTRINFLIFLLVLSSPCEFIRSPMDFGPLKLTGTTDTASLDFGRISFRSPFALFKPQSAEDIALLLSFIYTSSFSKLTVAAKGAGHSINGQAQALNGIVVEMDSLPSSIKIHKDEEKGSYVDVSGGTLWIELLEKTLKEGLAPRSWTDYLYLSVGGTLSNAGISGQTFKYGPQISNVLQLDVVTGTGKLVTCSPSESSELFYAALGGLGQFGIITKARILLQESPKIVKWVRTFYEDFGQFIKDQEFLVVSMDGKVDYVEGFIVLNKESLQSSFTAFPANLGTIVPQLYQNETSSKVYYCIEFAIYDQSHKGVKLDQVVKEISKDMNYLPTQLYSVEVSYLEFLNRVKVEEVNLRKVGMWDVTHPWLNMFVPFNGITQFKDLLLETISSSPFQGPILIYPIKRDKWNSDASAVLPESGGKEEKNLVYAVGMLRSANPNTCTKKCLNEFLQQNLQITTKATTDLGGKQYLPHYTDEEQWKLHFGGKWERFLARKSEFDPLHLLAPGQSIFKRTQKNPASKQHH is encoded by the exons ATGGGGTTTACTCTGTTCAGCACAAGAATTAATTTTCTAATTTTTCTCTTAGTACTTTCATCTCCTTGTGAGTTTATCCGAAGTCCAATGGACTTTGGTCCACTGAAACTCACTGGAACCACAGATACAGCATCACTGGATTTCGGAAGGATATCTTTTAGATCCCCGTTTGCTTTGTTTAAACCACAATCAGCTGAAGATATTGCTCTTTTACTTAGTTTCATCTATACTTCTTCTTTCAGTAAGCTTACTGTGGCAGCTAAAGGAGCTGGACATTCCATTAACGGTCAAGCTCAAGCTCTCAATGGCATTGTTGTTGAAATGGATTCTCTTCCTTCCTCCATTAAAATACACAAAGATGAAGAAAAGGGTAGTTATGTTGATGTTAGTGGTGGAACCCTTTGGATTGAACTACTTGAGAAAACATTAAAAGAAGGTCTTGCTCCAAGATCATGGACTGATTACTTGTATCTTAGCGTTGGTGGTACACTCTCAAATGCTGGTATCAGTGGCCAAACTTTCAAATATGGTCCTCAAATCAGTAATGTCCTTCAACTTGATGTAGTTACTG GGACAGGAAAGCTCGTGACATGTTCACCATCAGAAAGTTCTGAACTTTTCTACGCAGCTTTAGGTGGACTAGGGCAGTTTGGTATTATAACAAAAGCCAGGATCCTCCTCCAAGAATCGCCAAAAATT GTGAAATGGGTAAGAACCTTCTATGAAGATTTTGGCCAATTCATCAAAGATCAAGAATTCTTGGTTGTTTCAATGGATGGTAAAGTGGATTATGTTGAAGGGTTTATTGTATTAAACAAAGAATCTCTTCAAAGTTCTTTTACTGCCTTCCCTGCAAATTTGGGTACTATTGTTCCTCAACTCTATCAAAATGAAACTTCTTCTAAAGTCTACTACTGTATTGAGTTTGCCATCTATGATCAATCTCACAAGGGTGTCAAGCTAGACCAA gtagtGAAAGAGATATCGAAGGATATGAATTATTTACCGACACAGTTGTACAGTGTGGAGGTATCTTATTTGGAATTTCTGAACAGAGTGAAAGTGGAAGAAGTGAATTTGAGAAAAGTTGGAATGTGGGATGTTACACATCCATGGTTGAATATGTTTGTGCCATTCAATGGAATTACTCAATTCAAAGACTTGTTACTGGAAACAATTTCATCATCTCCTTTTCAAGGCCCTATTCTCATTTATCCCATCAAAAGAGACAA GTGGAATTCAGATGCTTCAGCTGTATTACCAGAAAGTGGtggcaaagaagaaaagaatttaGTATATGCAGTTGGAATGTTACGATCTGCGAACCCTAATACGTGTACCAAGAAATGTCTAAACGAATTCCTACAACAAAACCTACAGATTACTACAAAAGCAACTACAGATTTAGGTGGGAAACAATACTTGCCACATTACACAGATGAAGAACAGTGGAAACTACATTTCGGCGGGAAATGGGAGAGGTTTTTGGCGCGAAAATCAGAATTTGATCCACTACATTTACTGGCTCCTGGTCAGTCTATATTTAAAAGAACTCAGAAGAATCCTGCTTCAAAACAACACCATTGA